The sequence CCGCTACACTTCCCAAGTTACGCGTACATAGTTGTGCGGAGCATACTAGATAGCTAATTTGCACAACGGTCGCCTCTTGTCTTCCGTAAACAAAtgatgtaacatggagatatggctgtgtgggaacactaaccctatcaagcagtgtatcaatttaaccttttgttttttgaaaattaTATGAAATATAAGGACCTTATGCTTCTAAAATCGTACCGCAAGCAATGTTACGATTGAGCAtcggggctcttaacaaaacaccttcgtccaatgactcttatgtgtaatgtaatggaactgagagtcatgatcaagggctagctagctacatgtcattCTTTGATAGGCTTTGCCACTATGACACTAGGCTATAATACTGTGAAGTATCTAGCTACATATATAGCCTCTCCTTAACATATAACGGGAGAGGAAGATTTGCATATCTAACGTTGCACCTGAAGACAGGTTTGATCCCtgctaactaatgttagctagctagctcataaTCAAGCAAACGTGACATGTTTGATGCAGGTTGCCGGCTTTCTTTCAATAATGTTTAAACTCAAACTGGCTAGCTACTGTCCTTATAGGTTTTGATTGAATGGCAAAGACACACCCAtgaaacacccacatcaaaccacacccccaacaCAACTCTCGTTTGCCTTCTCTCATGGctgctagcatttcttaatgaccATTGAtgaaaaacaaggccaaatcaggaagtgcagttgACCTTTAAGTTTattccacctgagtgagtctgacaaCAAGTCAAAGACCACTATGATAGCATACCAAATGCAGTAACTGAAAGTGCAGATTATGTtagggtaatccaaaagttacattactgataaAAATCTTGGACAGGTAAGTAGTAACTGTAACGGAAAGTAACGGACAGCAGAATGTATAGAAGCTACTTTAGAAATcatcaaacagacaaacaggAAAACAAACAGGAAGTAAACACATTCCCACCAGAGGCTGTTtggtgatgacagaggtgagcCAGTCCAGGTCCAGGCACTTGTAGACCACCAGGGTAACCAGGGAGGTGTGTCTGTACTCGCTGGGGGAAAGGGGAGCTCCCTCTGGGTACATCAGACGGACAGTGGTCCGGGAGCCTGCGTCCCTCTCAAACCCTGACACTGGGGCGTTGTTCATCctgagaggacagagaagagtgtgaaggggaaggagaaagaggaggggaaggaggtgagagaggagaagcAGGAAGACACAGCTTCAGACAATACAAATCTAATCCAGTATATCCCCTTAGTGACCAGGAGTGGTAGAGGTTAGTTTCGTTGCTTTGATGTATTTATTTTAGCCGTCTGGAATACTAAAACCGGGATTGGTTATAATATCAGAAACAGAAGGGGTCATGGAAAATATTATCTGATTTAAAAAGATCGTGCTTCTTTTACAATTACATTGATTGTTTGTTTGATTGGTCATTCACCTGATGATGACATCATACTGGTCGATATGGGATCCCAGGTGGCTGCCATGTAGCACCCCTCCACTGCCCACCACCACACACCTCCTACAGCCCCCACCCCTACCTCTCCCCTCCAGGGATGGGGGCAGGCCGGGATGAGTTAGAGAGGCCAAGGCCCTAGCCACCCTCTCGTCACAGCCCTGGAGGCCCAGGGGAGGAGACAAGTCCCAGGGAATAGGCCTGTTTGCTGCAATCCCCGGCTGGAGGAACACAGGGATGTCCTGGAGGTCTGGAGAGGAGTCCAGGGAGAGGAGACGAGACACACACCAGCCCGGATGGCAGGGCTGCACAAGCAGGGAGGCAGAGCGGTTTAGtaatacctggaggagagaggagaggggagagggagggggagtttAGCAagacctggaggagagaggagaggggagaggggagagggagggggagtttAGTAtgacctggaggagagaggagaggggagagggaaggggagttTAGTGtgacctggaggagagaggagaggggaggggagaggggagagggagggaagtttAGTATGACctggaggagtgaggagaggggagagggagggggagtttAGTGtgacctggaggagagaggagaggggagagggagagggagggggagtttAGTAATACCTGGAGGAGAGtgtagaggggagagggagggggagtttAGTGtgacctggaggagagaggagaggggaggggagaggggagagggagggggagtttAGTAtgacctggaggagagaggagaggagagaggagaggggagagggagggggagtttAGTGtgacctggaggagagaggagaggggaggggagaggggagagggagggggagtttAGTAtgacctggaggagagaggagaggagagaggagaggggagagggaggggagtttagtgtgacctggaggagagaggagagaggagaggggagagggaaggggagttTAGTGtgacctggaggagagaggagaggggagagggaaggggagttTAGTGtgacctggaggagagaggagaggggagaggggagaggggagaggggggggggagtttagtatgacctggaggagagaggagaggggagagggggggggagagaggggaggaggagggggagtttAGTAAGacctggaggagggaggagatgggagagggaggggagtttaGTAAGacgtggaggagagaggagagaggaggggagagggagggggagtttAGTAtgacctggaggagagaggagagggatggcatcatgaggatggaaaattatgtggagatattgaagcaacatctcaagacatcagtcaggaagttaaagcttggttgcaaatgggtcttccaaatggacaatgaccccaagcatacttctaaagttgtggcaaaatggcttaaggacaacaaagtcaaggtattggagtggccat is a genomic window of Salmo trutta chromosome 10, fSalTru1.1, whole genome shotgun sequence containing:
- the st3gal7 gene encoding ST3 beta-galactoside alpha-2,3-sialyltransferase 7 isoform X2; this encodes MVTLKHLSVEDPDDYSSPPVPDADFTEITPVTHRRPTPGTREMLLSRTNNLALSLVLLVGCYSAVLVPALIPSDPLSGANDNQHTDMVLLNRSASLLVQPCHPGWCVSRLLSLDSSPDLQDIPVFLQPGIAANRPIPWDLSPPLGLQGCDERVARALASLTHPGLPPSLEGRGRGGGCRRCVVVGSGGVLHGSHLGSHIDQYDVIIRMNNAPVSGFERDAGSRTTVRLMYPEGAPLSPSEYRHTSLVTLVVYKCLDLDWLTSVITKQPLLVPTLGASAVVMALQLCDEVSLAGFGYDLQHPGARLHYYESLCMDAIKAQVVHDVSAEKLFLRELVAAGVLTDLTGAL